In the Parasphingorhabdus halotolerans genome, CGGTTGTGCAGGCGGCAAGCAATAATATCTTACGCATTTCGTTGTCTCCCCAAAACCGTTAGCTAGTCAGTTAACACGCAAGTATCAGAGCGGCAAGCGCGACATTTCAGCACTATGCCAGCAAGCCGTTCGTCTGCTACGAAAAGCCCAACGATTCTCAGGAGAGCAGTTTATGAGCGACATGATCCAGCCTGACACCAAGGCGACTGCGAACACGAACTGCAGCGCGGAGGAGTATCAGCGGCTCTATGATGAGAGCATTGCCAACCCCGATGCGTTCTGGGCGAAGCAGGCGGAGCGGATTGATTGGGAAACCGCTCCGAGTACAATATCCAACTGGTCCTACGACCCTGTCGATATCAAATGGTATGAAGATGGCGTGCTTAACATCTGCCACAACGCCGTGGACCGGCATATCGCGGCGGGCAATGGAGATGTGATCGCGCTAATTTTTGAACCCGATGATCCCCAGTCTGAAGGCCGGAAGCTCACATATTCGGATTTGCTCCGTGAGGTCATCAAAATGGCGGGCGCACTCAAGAAAATGGGTGTCAAAAAGGGTGATCGCGTCACTATTTATATGCCGATGATCGTTGAGGGCGCTGTCGCGATGCTGGCCTGCGCACGGATTGGGGCGATCCATAGTGTCGTGTTTGGCGGCTTCTCTCCTGACGCGCTGGCGGGACGGATTGAGGATTGCGAGAGCAAATTTATTGTCTGTGCTGATGGCGGACTGCGCGGCGGAAAGCCGGTACCGCTGAAGGCCAATGTTGATGCAGCGCTGGAAAAACCGGGGGCGGATGTCGATGCGGTGTTGGTGATTAATCACACCGGTACCGACATCGAAATGACTGAAGGTCGTGACTACTGGTATCATGAAATCAGCGCAGATGTACCCGCTGAATGTCCCTGCGAGCCAATGCAAGCAGAAGACCCGCTGTTCATTCTCTATACCTCTGGTTCGACCGGCAAGCCCAAGGGCGTGCTTCATACCACAGGCGGCTATGCCGTTTGGGTCGCGACCACCTTTCACTATGTATTCGACTATAAACCGGGCGAGGTGTTCTGGTGCAGCGCTGACATCGGCTGGGTCACTGGTCACAGCTATATTGTCTACGGCCCGCTGATAAACGGCGCGACCGAGGTGATGTTTGAGGGCATTCCCAACTATCCCGATTTTGGCCGTTTCTGGGAAGTCGTGGCCAAGCATAAGGTCAATATCTTCTACACAGCGCCTACTGCTATAAGAGCATTAATGCGCGAAGGCGACGGGCCGGTAAAAGTGCATGACCGCAGCTCGATCCGGCTGCTCGGCACGGTTGGCGAACCGATAAACCCAGAGGCCTGGCGCTGGTATCACGAGGTCGTGGGCGAGAAGAAGTCGCCGATTATTGACACCTGGTGGCAAACCGAAACCGGCGGCACGATGATAACAACATTGCCCGGCGCGCATGGCATGAAACCGGGCAGCGCGGGCAAGCCGTTTTTTGGCATCCAACCGCAGCTGGTCGATGGCGATGGCAAGGTTCTGGAAGGCGCAACCGACGGCAATCTCTGCATCACCGCCAGTTGGCCGGGCCAGGCGCGCAGCGTCTATGGCGACCACGAACGTTTCATCCAGACCTATTTTTCGACTTATAAAGGCAAATATTTCACCGGTGATGGCTGTAAGCGCGACGAGGATGATTATTACTGGATCACCGGCCGTGTCGATGATGTGATCAATGTTTCCGGCCACCGTATGGGAACGGCAGAGGTTGAAAGCGCGCTCGTTTCCCATCCCAAAGTCGCCGAGGCGGCGGTGGTTGGCTATCCACACGATATCAAGGGGCAGGGCATTTATTGCTATGTCACGTTGAACGCGGGTGTGGAATCTTCAGAAGAACTGGTTGCTGAACTGCGCGGCCATGTCCGCAAGGAAATCGGGCCCATCGCCACGCCCGATCATCTGCATCTGACACCCGCACTACCCAAAACCCGTTCGGGAAAAATCATGCGGCGGATTTTGCGTAAAATTGCCGAGAATGAGCATGGCGCATTGGGGGATACTTCGACACTGGCTGATCCGTCTGTTGTCAATGCGCTGGTTGAGGGGCGATTGAACAGATGAGCCAGACTTGGCTGTCAGACGCGACTATGGCGCTCTTTTCAACGCGCGTACTGCGGCGACCGAGGACAACGTCATCAAATTGCATGGAATGCTCCGTTTAAAATTGTTTGTCGTTGGCAAGTGGAGATACGCAAAGTACGGTTTTTATCAAACCCAGTACGGGTCTGTTTTTTTAAACGGGAAAACTTTAGCGTATCCATCACTATTTGGCGCGCCAGAATAGCAGAGGGCTTTTGGTGGTGAGACATTGGCAACGCCGACATTGCTGCCTCCGATGGATCGATGTCTTTTGCCCAGCGGCTGCGATATAGATTCAATACCCTGCCAAAGCTCTAATAGAGGTGGTCCCATTATTAACTGCAAATGGTTATTAGGGCTCAAGCCCTTCCACCATGGAGAACAATCGAATGTGTCTTCGGTCAGCCCGGCATAAAAAGCATTAAAAACGATGGCAATTTTTTCTGCTGCGATCATTACAGCTCTTAGTTTCTTGGGATCTCTCGCTAGCTTGGCCTTCAATTGAAATTCGATGCTACCTGATCGAAATTCGGTTCGTTGATACCCGAGTTTAAAAGCGAAATTTGAGAACATATAGCTTACGGGAGTCTTACCAATCCAAAATGGTGGATCGTCGTTCGTCCATCGTTCAAGAAACGCTTCACGTCCGCCGTCATCCCAGCGCCATTGTGCGGGTTCAAAGTGGCCATATCTATGGGGAAGCGCTTCAGGGAGTTCTGCTTCCAATATATCAAGCAACTGACCGATCTTATCGACGCCTACTTTGTCCGCATTTTCAAAAAATATTTGTAGACTAAAACCCCGTTCTTCGCTCTCTTGGCTATCAATGGAGATTACGGGTTGTGTCCCATCGCCGTCTGACAATTGATCAGCTTGAGGATCATAGACCAGCGCGCCATGATTTTCGATGAGTTGATGTCTTAGATTTTTCCAGGCCTCCAACGCTTCGGTAGTAAGGTTTCCTTCCACATTAATATCTGTCCGCCATTTACGGCCTTTAAGGTAAGGCAACAATTCTTGCGCAAAATCATCTTTTATGACGCGCATTGGTGTAGTCGAGTTGATGATCCAGCCCGGCCCTTCCGTTAATGTCTCAGGCAATTTTGGCTTGGACCGAAAATAGGCTTCAAAATCAATACTCATCAAGTAACCCGCGGCACCCGAATATCCTCAATCAATTTCCCGACCGCATCTGGCGGCGCGCTGGTAAACCGTGCCACCGCTATCGCGACTGCGAAATTCAGCACCATCCCGATCACACCGATACCTTCAGGCGATATGCCAAACAGCCAGTTGGCCTCGATATTGCTCTCCGGCGACCAGAGTTTGAACCAGCCGATGTACAGGAACGTAAACGTCAATCCCGTCACCATCCCGGCAATCGCGCCTTCGCGGTTCATCCGTTTGGAGAATATGCCCATGAAGATCGCGGGGAAGAGCGAAGCTGCAGCCAACCCGAACGCAAAGGCTACAACCTGCGCGACCCAGCCGGGCGGATAGATGCCGAGATAACCAGCGACGAATATGGCCGCTGTTGCCGCCAGCCGCGCAGCCAGCAATTCGCCTTTCTCGGTAATATTGGGCCGGAAGGTTTGCTTGAGCAGATCGTGGCTGATCGACGAACTGATCACCAGCAGCAACCCTGCTGCCGTCGACAGCGCCGCCGCCAGTCCGCCCGCTGCAACCAAGGCAATCACCCATCCGGGAAGATTGGCAATCTCCGGATTGGCGAGCACCATAATAT is a window encoding:
- the acs gene encoding acetate--CoA ligase, with the protein product MSDMIQPDTKATANTNCSAEEYQRLYDESIANPDAFWAKQAERIDWETAPSTISNWSYDPVDIKWYEDGVLNICHNAVDRHIAAGNGDVIALIFEPDDPQSEGRKLTYSDLLREVIKMAGALKKMGVKKGDRVTIYMPMIVEGAVAMLACARIGAIHSVVFGGFSPDALAGRIEDCESKFIVCADGGLRGGKPVPLKANVDAALEKPGADVDAVLVINHTGTDIEMTEGRDYWYHEISADVPAECPCEPMQAEDPLFILYTSGSTGKPKGVLHTTGGYAVWVATTFHYVFDYKPGEVFWCSADIGWVTGHSYIVYGPLINGATEVMFEGIPNYPDFGRFWEVVAKHKVNIFYTAPTAIRALMREGDGPVKVHDRSSIRLLGTVGEPINPEAWRWYHEVVGEKKSPIIDTWWQTETGGTMITTLPGAHGMKPGSAGKPFFGIQPQLVDGDGKVLEGATDGNLCITASWPGQARSVYGDHERFIQTYFSTYKGKYFTGDGCKRDEDDYYWITGRVDDVINVSGHRMGTAEVESALVSHPKVAEAAVVGYPHDIKGQGIYCYVTLNAGVESSEELVAELRGHVRKEIGPIATPDHLHLTPALPKTRSGKIMRRILRKIAENEHGALGDTSTLADPSVVNALVEGRLNR